The DNA window GTGGGCTTGCCGGTCAGCTGGGTCAGCGCCTCGCGGTCATCCGCAAGGGTCGCCTGATCGGTATATACGATGGCCTGAGCCTGCTGGTAGGCGGCCTTGGCCTGCAGCAACGACTGGATCGCGGTCAGACCGTTGTCGAACTGGGCCTGGGCCTGGTCGAACTGGCCCTTCAAGGCGGAGGCATTGGCCTGGGCGTAGGCCAGCTGCTCCTGATCGGTCAGGATGGTCAGATAGGCCTGGGCGACGTTATAGGCCAGCGTCTGCAGGGCGGCTTCGTAGCTCTGCTCCTGGGCGGCGGTGCTGGCATGGGCCACCCGGACCTGACCGAACTGGGCGAAGTTGATCAGGGTCTGGCTGGCCGTCGCGGTCCAGGCCATGGTCCGGGTATGTCCGGTGGTGCCGCCGTTGGTGACCAGACTCTGGGCGCCGTAGTCGCGGACCAGCGCCGTGCCGCCATTGGAGGTCGGTACCGTGGCGTAGACCGGTACGGCGCTGGACAGGCTGTAGCTGTTGCCATTGGTCTGGCTGAAGCTGCCGGTGCCGTTGATCTGCGGCAGCAAGGCGCCCCGGGCCTGCGCGATCGATTCGCGGGTGGCCAGATACTGGGCATTGGCCTGGGCCAGGGTGGGGTTGTTCAGCAGGGCTTGCTGATACGCTTCCACCAGGTCCTCACTATGGCCTAGTGCGGGGATGGCAGCTGCAGCCAGCGCAACGGTCAGGAGCTTCAAACGCATGGAATGCCTCGTGGCAGGGTATTCGGAAAATTCACCGAGCCGTCGGTTCAGAACACGAACTGGCGCGACGGTTCGGCGTGGGTCAGGTAGGGGACATCGGTTTCAAACAGCTCGTCCTCTCGGATCTCGCTGCCCTGGCCGCGGGTCAGCAGCACGGCCTTCTGCGCCGGCGACTGACCATGGATCACGAACAGCCGACCGCCGGGCTTCAGCCAGTGCAGGAAATCCTGTGGAATCCGGGCCGAGGCCCCGCTGAGGACGATGGCATCGAAGCTCTGTTGCGGCAGGCTGTCGCCAAAAGCATCGGCGGCCAGCAACTCCACATGGCGGAAGCCGGCGGAAAGCAGTTTCGGCGCGGCCTGGGCAATGAAGTCAGGTTCGATGTCCAGACTCAGCACCTTGCCGGCAGGCACCAGTGCAGCCAGACAGGCGGTGAGAAAGCCCGAACCGGTGCCGATCTCCAGCACCGATTCGTGCGGCTGCAGCGCAAGCGCCTGAAGCAGCCGGCCTTCGATCACGGGCTTCAGCATCACCTGGCCGTGTCCGATGGGCAGGGCCAGATCCGCGAAGGCGAGCTGACGATAGGCCGCGGGCACAAAGTCTTCGCGAGGCACTCGCGCCAGTACATTCAGCACGTCCGCATCGAGGACGGCCCAGGGCCGCACCTGCTGTTCGATCATGTTCTGGCGCGCCAGTTCGAGATTCATAGCCATTGTTCAGACCGCCTTCAATCTGCGATGAGTGAATTGGGAAACCTGCTTAGAAACAACGTCCAATGATGACACAGCTTGCGGTCGCGCCATGGTTGCCCTGTAGTGCCGGAAGTCACTTGCCGGCACCTTGACGCAGGCCTCTGATCGATTCGAGCATCTGGCGGGAGCATCCCTCAGGTGCCGACTTGCGAGCCCCCTTGGACAGTAACGTCCGGCGACAGACCCGCAGTCATTCGCCGGAGCGCGATCTATCTGTTCAGGGTCGGCAGCTGGCTGTCGTGAAAATAAGTGAACTATACCGTATAATAAAGTGACGTGGCTAATTTGTGAAGGTATTCAGTGATGAGCAGGAGTCCGGAGGTGCGGTGCCAGGGACCTGGCCGACCCAAGGATATGGAGAAGCGCGCGGCGATTCTGAAATCGGCGACGACGCTGTTCATGCGCAGCTCCTTTGCGGGCACCAGCATGGACGCCGTGGCCTCCGACGCCGGTGTCTCCAAACTCACGGTCTACAGTCATTTCGGGGACAAGGACAGCTTGTTCCGTGAAGTCATCCGCGCATGCATGCAGGACGCGATGCCGGATGAGCAGTTCACCTACCATCCGGAAGTGGACGTGGTCCATGTGCTGACCGATCTGGCCCGTCGGATGGTGCATATCGATACCGATCCGCAGATGGTCAGCACCTTCCGGGTGATCTTCGGCGATTGCCAGCAGGGCAACCCTCGCTACGGCCGGCTGGTCTGGGAAGAAGGTCCCTTGCGCGGCCGCAAGCTCGCGGCCGGCCTGCTGCGGCAGGCCGAACAGGAGGGCAAGCTCGATCTGGGAGGGCTGACCCCGGAGGTGGCGGCCACCCAGTTCTTTGCCTTGATCAAGGGCGACGTGATGATGCGTCGCCTGTGTGGCTGCGACGACATGACGGATCCCAGCTGCCGGGTGGCGGTGGAAGAGCATGCGATGGCCGGCGTGAAGACCTTCCTGCGGGCCTTCCAGCCGCGCTGAGCTGATCGGCTTCTATGACGGCGGACGGTAATCGCGGCTGAACGGCTGATTTGTCAATGGCCTTGGGGCGGTGCAATGATGTCGGCATTGCCGCCGGAAGACCCGGCGCAAGGCTCAGGTAGCACTCACCCACTCTTCACGAGGAGGCAGGTATGACCGACAAGCCGTTTCTGACCGACATGGAAACCATTCGCAAGCGTGCCAGGCAGCATATCGACCAAGGTGCCGTCACCGCCGGTTACACGGCGGACAGAAAGGTCGTGGTGGATCTGCTGAACGCCGCCCTGGCTACTGAAATCGTTTGCGTGCTGCGCTACAAATATCATTACTACATGGCTTCGGGCATCAACTCCAAGGCGGTCGCCGCCGAGTTTCTGGAACATGCCAATGAAGAGCAGGGCCATGCGGACCTGATCGCCGAACGGATCACCCAGCTTGAAGGCAAGCCGGATTTCTCGCCGAAGGGCTTGTCCGAACGCAGTCATGCGGACTACGTCGAAGGTGACGATCTGGTCGACATGATCAAGGAAAATCTGGTGGCCGAACGGATTGCCATCGACACTTACCGCGAGATCATCCAGTATCTGGGACATGAGGATCCCACTACCCGGCGCATGCTGGAAGGCATCCTTGCCAGCGAGGAAGAGCACGCCGAGGACATGGGCAGTCTGCTGGAGCAGCTGGGCAAGAAGGGCGAACCGGCGAAGCCGGCTCCGGTGCGGGTTCGCGCCCAGGCTTGAGACCCGGCCGAGCCGCGCTTTGCGGCGGGTGGTGGAAATCCGGGCGGACAGTCGCATTGGCGGCTGTCCGCCCGCATTGTTTTGCAGAAGGCAGGAGAGTTGTGATGAAAACCTTGTTCCGCCCCTCTGGACGAGGCTGGGGCTGGATGGTACTGCGTGGTCTGGTACTGGTCCTGCTCGGCCTGCTGGCCGCTTTCAGTCCGTTCAGTACCGCCCTGAGCCTGGCCTGGGTGCTGGGCTTGTATGCCTGCATCGATGGCGTGCTGCTGCTGCTGGCCAGTACCGCTCACGGCATCAATCGCAAGCCCTTGCTGTGGGCGGGCGGACTGGGTCTGGTGCTGGGCCTGGTCAGTCTGATCTGGCCGCAGATCACCATTTTGCTGGTCCTGACCGTGGTCGGGGCCTGGGTGCTGCTGGCCGGTGCCCTGCAATGCATGGCTGCCTGGCAGTTGCCCCCGGCCACGCCGGGAAGGGGCTGGCTGACGGTGAGCGGCCTGCTGTCGATATTGTTTGGCCTGCTGCTGCTGGTCCATCCTGCCGGTGCTCTGGCCGCGCTGATGACAGTATTCGGCGTGTGGGCCGTGGTCAGCGGGGTTTTCATCCTGGTTCATGGATGGCAATTGCGTCGGCAGGGACCGGCTTTTTGAGCCCTTCAGACCGCGCCTGGCTGGTGACGGGGCGGATCGCTGTCGTGGAATACGCAAAAGGCGCCGGGATCATATCCCGGCGCCTTTTGCGTCATGGGCTGGCCATGGCGGGTGTCGCTGCCAGCCTCAGGCGCGGACCTCAGCCCTTGTCGGCGGCACGCTTGATGCCGGCGATGATCTCGGCCTTGGCCGCTTCGGCATTGGCCCAACCTTCGACCTTGACCCATTTGCCTTTCTCGAGATCCTTGTAGTGCTCGAAGAAATGGCCGATGCGGGCCAGCAGGTGGCTGTCGACCTGCTCGATGTCCTTGATGTGGGCATAGTCGGCGTAAAGCTTGGCGACCGGCACCACCAGCAGCTTCTCGTCGGCACCGGATTCGTCGGTCATCTTCAGCATGCCGATCGGATGGCAGCGGATCACCGAACCGTGGACCAGGGGCAACGGCAGCACGACCAGCGCATCCAGCGGATCGCCATCGCCACCCAGGGTGCCGGGGATATAGCCGTAGTTGCAGGGGTAGCGCATCGGGGTCGACAGGATGCGATCGACGAACAGCGCGTCGCTGTCCTTGTCGACTTCGTACTTGACCGGCTCGGAATCCTTGGGGATTTCGATGATGACATTGATTTCGTTCGGCACATCGCGGCCGGAGGTGACGTCGTGCAGACCCATGGACTGTCCTTGAATGGATAAAAACAATTGGCGGAGAGCATACGCCAAACCGTTATCTGACGCAGCTGCGGCGGCAGATCCTCAAGGCACGGGAGGTGCGCGCCATGGCCGCAGCCACAAGGCGTAGCCGGTCAGGCAGAGGGCACCACCCGTGACGGCCTTGATCCAGGCCAGTGTTCCGAACTGCTCGGGCGCAAAGCCCAGCCAGCTTGTGCCGCCCAGCACCAGTGCGGCGACCAGCCATTGCCGCGTCAGTTGCAGTTCCGTCTGCAGCTGCAGACGGCGAGCCAGCAGCTGGGCGGTCAGCATCACGCCCAGCAGGGCGGCGATGGCAATCGCATTGATTCCCAGCCAGCCAGGCAGCAGCAGCAGGCCCACCGCATTCAGCAGACTGCCGGCCAGTTCGCAGCGGGTCGGGGTCGCGGTGTCGTGGTGGGCGTAGGCATAGCGGGCGAGCATGGCATTCCAGCCGCCGACCACCAGGGTCACGGCCATCCAGGCCAGCAGGCCGGCGGTGCGGGCTGGATCCATGTTCTTCGGCAGCAGCAGGTGGACCAGCGCAGGCGCGATCAGGATCAAGCCGACCGCTGCCGGCACCGTCAGCAGCGAGGTCAGTTGCATGCCGCGGGCCAGTACGGCCTTGCGCTGAATGCCTTGCTCGGCGCTTCCCATCAGGCTCAGCAGCACCTGGTTCAGGCTCATCAGGGCGACCAGGGGCAGATTGTTCAGCTTGCGGGCAAAATTGACGATGGAAATGGTGCCGGCACCCAGATAAGAGGCGCAGATCCGCTCCAGCCAAGCCAGCCCCTGACTGGCTCCGGCACTGAGCAGCAAGGGCAGCAATCGTCGCTGCAATTCGAGGACGGGTTCGCGCAGCGGCACCCGCTGCCAGGGGCGCCAGCCGTCGGCCCAGGGCAGGGGCAGCAAGACCAGGCTCATCAGCGCGCTGCCGGCGACGAAGGCCCAGGCCAGCGGGGTTTCGCCGGTGGCATGACCTTGCCAGGCCAACAGGCCTACCGCCGGCAGGTTGTACAACAATGAACCCAGTCCGGCGAGCACATAGCGTGAGCGCGCCTGGCTGGGAATCACCAGCAGGGCCTGCAGGCAGATGCCGGGCAGGCACCAGGCCAGAATGCCGAGACTGTGGCCCGCACGGAGCCTGTCAGCGACGGACTGGCCGGGGCCGATCGCCCGGCTCAGCCAGGGCGCGCCCAGGTGCAGAAGCAGGGCGAGCAACAGGCCGATGCCCAGCAGATGCCAGAACTGCGCGGTCAGCCAGGCCCGCTGCCGCTCGGCTGTGCGGGCCTGATACAGAGGCAGGCCGGCGGCATTGAGCAGGCCCGCCGCCATCATCATGCGGGCGGCCTCGGGCAGGAACATGGCGACCAGAAAAGCATCGGTACGCGCCCCCACGCCCCAGTCGGCCAGCAGCAGCCATTCCCGTCCGAAACCGGCGGCCAGACCGGCCAAGGTGGCCAAGGTCAGCCAGGTCGTCGCGCCCAGCACAAGTCAGTGCAACAGGGTGAACAGGCCGCGTCCGCCGACCCGGTAGTTCAGATCATGCGGCCGCTCGCCCATGGGTTTGGCGCCGCTGCCACCGACGATCTTGTAGGCCGCGATCCGCTTGGCGACCAAGGTCTGGGCCGTGACCACGCAGCCGCGCTCCAGATGGGCGCCATGGGCGATCAAGGCCCGGCTGGCAACCCATACGTAGTCCTCGATCACTATGGGGGCCGATACGGACCAGAATTCGGGCGCCGTCAGATCGTGGCTGCCGGCAATGATCAGCACATGCGAGGCGATCGCGACATGATCACCGATCCGCAGGCCGGCGCGGGCATCGATCTGGCAATGCCAGCCGATGACGCTGTCATCGCCCATGATCAGGTTGTTCACCCCCAGCACCTCGGTATGGCGCCAGATCGAAGAGCCCTTGCCGATTTTCGCACCGCCGCATCGCAGCCAGCCGATGCGGATTGCATGAACCGGAATCTTGTTGATGAAGATATTGTAGATCTGCTCCCAGATCCGCAGCCAGCGGTCCTTGAAGGTGGGCCAGTTCAGGCCCATCCGAGGCACGAACTGGGCGGGAATTTCCTGCATCAGCAGGGTGTACAGGCGCCTGGCATCGGCGTCCTCGATCCGCGACTCGATATTGACCGAGCATATCGATACACGGATGCCTTCGGCCGAGAGTTCCTCGAACAGGCCTTCGTGCGTCAGCAGCCACGTGTAGGCTTGCTCGGTCTGCTGCAGGCTAAGGCCCAGCCGTCCGGCATAGTCGTCCAGGTGCTCGCGCAGGTTCAGGGAATGGAAAATCCGGTGCTTCATGGCAGGCCTCCCGGCGGGCCGAGGCGCGCCGTCAGATCGGGGTCAGCTTCGGGCGGCGGCCCGGCGGTGGTGGAATCGGGCCGTTGCCGTGCACCCTGCAGATTCAGTCCAAGCATCAGCCAGAACAGAGCCACCAATACCATCGTGAAGCTGTAGTAATGGTCGAACACGCCCGTCAGAAGGGCACCTCCCAGGCCGGCCAGACTGCCAAGCCAGACTGCATTGGCCGGTGTCGGCCGCTGGGTGCGACCTTGCGGGCGGGTCTCGCGCCACCATCGGCCCAGCACCACGCAGAACAGCAGCATGCCCGGCAGACCGATCTTGTAGATATAGTTCAGCCACAGATTGGAAATGCCCAACAAGCCGCTGCCCGGTACCGGCGGATCTGTCTTGAAACCGATACCCAACGGATAGCGTGCCATCGCCTGAGGGAAATGCCGGTATTCATCCATCCGTACCTCGGTACTGGCATTGCTGGAATCGAACATGGTCGAAAGCCGTTTCTGCAGCGGCGGATAGAACAAGGCCATGGCAACGCTGAGGGCGAGTCCGCCGACAATGAGGCGACGTGAAGTGGGAATGCCGGTCCAGGCCATCCAGAGCAGTACCACGGCCATGCTGAGCAGGGCACCGCGCGATCCGGTCAGGACAATCGCCACGGCGGCGAGCACGGCCACGGCCAAGGCCAGCACCCTTCCCCAGCCGCGCCGGACCAGGGCCAGGACCATGGCCAGCGGCGCAAACAGGATCAGTGCCCCACCGCTGAGATTGGGATGAACCCAGGGCGTGCCGAGCCGGTTGCGCATGCCGCCGAAAATGTCCTGCATCGCTTCGGGGTGCGCATAGTGCAGATGCTTGAGCAAGGGGATCATGTCCAGCGCATTGCGATGGCGGGCAAACATGCCCAGCGAAACCACCAGCATCGCCAGATTGCCCAGCAGCAGCAGATTCACCAGCCATTCGCGGCGGCGTCGATCGGGCAGCAGGAGCGGTACCAGCCACAGCGTGGACAGGTTCAGCAGCCAGCGGATCCAGTTCACGGTCCCATTGCCTTCGGCATGGATCGTGACCTGGCCGACCAGAAAGGGGATCACGCTGAAAACCATCAACAGGGCCAGGGCTTTTTCGGTACGCCCCCAGTGCCATTGCAGCTGTTGGGTGAACAATTGCCAGGCCGTGCCGGCCCAGGCCGCTGCCAGCAAGGCTTCGCAGACCGTAATGCGAACTCCCAGCCGGACGGTGGCCAAGGGCATGAACGTGGCGCTGAGCGCAAAGCCGGCCAGGCCATAGAACGGTGTGCGCAATACCAGCAGGCCGACGATGACGGCGATCAGGGCCAGCAGAAAGGTACCAGGGGGCACGAAGACAAGCAGCCCGCCAAACAGCAGACCGCAAAGCAGGGCGAGGATGGCCAGGGGCCTGGTAGTCATGTTCTCAACTCGGCAATCAGGCCACGCAAGCAGCGGGCATAGGCTTCGGGAGCAAAGCGGGCGGCAAAGTTCTGCCTCGCCCGCTGGCTGCCGCCGGCGGGCGTTTTCCCCAGCCGCAGCATCAGCTGGGCGATGGCGCTGGTGTCATGCGGATCGAAACGTGGTGCATCGTCAGGAGTGACCTCATCCAGGGCGGTGCCGCGGGCCACCGCGACGGCGGTGCCTGCCGCCAGGGCCTCGACCACGGGCAGGCCGAAACCTTCGGCCCAGGCGGGATGCCACAGGCATTCAGCAGCCTGATAGATGGCGCCCAAAGCCTCGTCATCGACATCCCTGATCAGATGCAGGCCGGGCCAGTCCCGCAGACCGGCCGGCAGATCCTCACGCTGCCCGACCAAGACCAGATCGGGCACGGCTGCCCCCTGCGTACGCAGGCCGGTCCAGGCCGTCAGCAGCCGCTCGATGTTCTTGCGTGCGCCGCGGGTACCCACGGCCAGCCAATAACGGGCGGGCAGGGCCGACAGCACCTCGGGGCGCTGTCCGGGCCTGAACGAGGGTAGCGGCGGCACGCAATTGGGCAGCCAGCGCAGACGCTGCTGCAGCATGGGGAAGCGCCGCGCGGCCTCGTTCATCGTATAGCGGGATGGCGCCCAGATCACATCGGCACTGCGCAATGAGGTGCTCAGCGAAACACGCTCGATCATCCGGTAGGCCAGCGCCTTGAGCGGCCGTGCCTGTATTTCGGGCTGGTCCCACTGAAACAGGTCATGCAGCAGCAGCACCCGCCGATAGGACGGCCGGCGCAACAGCCAGGGCAGGCCGCGATTGGCCGTGGCGATATAGACTTCGATACCGTCCCGGTCCAGGGCATGAGGCAGGAAGCGGGCTTCGAAAGGCAGTCGTTCCTGCGGTCGGTGCATGCCATCGACCGGTTGGAGGCGGGCCGGACAGCTGACGGGCGGCAAGGCCGGCCAGGCATCCGAACCCTCTGCGACGCCGCCGCTGTAACGCAGCAGCTGATCACCTGGCGAGCTGGCCAGTACTCGGGTCATGGCCAGCACCTGGCGACCGATGCCGGACCAGGGCGCGGCGACGGCAGGGCGATAATCGATGCCTATCTTCATGCGGCCATCTCCTCGTAGACCTGCTCCAGCGTATCGGCGACCTGCTGCCAGCTGTGATGGCGGCGGACATAGTCGCGACCCGCCTCGCCCAGCATGCCGGCCCGTGCCGGGTCGGACAGCAGCCGGATCGCGGCAGCGGCCAGACCGGCACTGTCATCGGCGGCCAGATAATCGCGATCCGGCCGGGCGAGCAGCCCGGACACGCCCTGGGCGGTGCTTGCCAGCGGCAAGCCGGCGGCCATTGCTTCCAGCACTTTCAGTTTGGAACCTCCGCCATCGCGCAACGGAGCGATGAACAGGCTGCAGCTGGCCTGCAGCGCGGGCAGATCCGCCACATAGCCCTGCCATCGCAGGCGCGGATCCGGCCAGCGTGCCGCCCATTCGAGAGGCATGGCGAAGCCGCCGACGACAAGGCGCGCTTCGGGGCGTTCGGCCCAGATCCGCGGCATGATCTCTTCGGCCAGCCAGCGAACGGCTTCGAGGTTCGGGCTGTACTCGTAATTGCCCAGGAACAGCAGTTGCCCGGCCATGAGGTCGGGATGCACCCGGGACCCCGTCTCGACGTCGGCACCATTGGGCACGACCCGCACCGGGGTCGGTGCCCAACCGGCCAGCACTTCGGCATCGGCCTCCGTCATGGCAATGACCTGCCTGGCACGGTGCACGGCCAGCTGTTCCCAGCGTCGATAGCGCCATTGATCCCAACGGGCCAGTGGCCGCAGGATGGCCGGCAGTCGCTGCCAGGTGGTGCGGCTGAGCTCCGATTCGATATTGTGTTCGGTCAGTGCGAAACCCGGACGATAGCCTTGCAGGACCTGCAGATAAGGCTGCAGGCTGTAGCTGTGCTCAATCTGGACCACATCCCAGGATGCCTCCAGCAGTTCCGCCAGCTTGCGACCCAGCACCGGATGGTAGCCATTGATGCTGGCCAGCAGCGGCGGCCCGGCGA is part of the Frateuria aurantia DSM 6220 genome and encodes:
- a CDS encoding TolC family outer membrane protein; this encodes MRLKLLTVALAAAAIPALGHSEDLVEAYQQALLNNPTLAQANAQYLATRESIAQARGALLPQINGTGSFSQTNGNSYSLSSAVPVYATVPTSNGGTALVRDYGAQSLVTNGGTTGHTRTMAWTATASQTLINFAQFGQVRVAHASTAAQEQSYEAALQTLAYNVAQAYLTILTDQEQLAYAQANASALKGQFDQAQAQFDNGLTAIQSLLQAKAAYQQAQAIVYTDQATLADDREALTQLTGKPTGQLKRLRYDMPLDPPQPASEALWVQKALNSNPTLLSSQYTVQADERSIDVARAGHLPTLSASASYNNSRSWYQHGGSPTSTGNNGDTVIGVSLNIPIFSGGVIQSQVREAIYNRDAAVDSTEAERRTVTRNTLNNYRQILAGINTVQADRLAVESGLKSRDATVAGYTAGTENMIDVLNAQQTLFSAQSSYTTARHQFVLYQLALKQAAGVLGLSDLTQVNNLLTADSNGLPPLSP
- a CDS encoding protein-L-isoaspartate O-methyltransferase family protein, which encodes MAMNLELARQNMIEQQVRPWAVLDADVLNVLARVPREDFVPAAYRQLAFADLALPIGHGQVMLKPVIEGRLLQALALQPHESVLEIGTGSGFLTACLAALVPAGKVLSLDIEPDFIAQAAPKLLSAGFRHVELLAADAFGDSLPQQSFDAIVLSGASARIPQDFLHWLKPGGRLFVIHGQSPAQKAVLLTRGQGSEIREDELFETDVPYLTHAEPSRQFVF
- a CDS encoding TetR/AcrR family transcriptional regulator, with amino-acid sequence MSRSPEVRCQGPGRPKDMEKRAAILKSATTLFMRSSFAGTSMDAVASDAGVSKLTVYSHFGDKDSLFREVIRACMQDAMPDEQFTYHPEVDVVHVLTDLARRMVHIDTDPQMVSTFRVIFGDCQQGNPRYGRLVWEEGPLRGRKLAAGLLRQAEQEGKLDLGGLTPEVAATQFFALIKGDVMMRRLCGCDDMTDPSCRVAVEEHAMAGVKTFLRAFQPR
- a CDS encoding ferritin-like domain-containing protein produces the protein MTDKPFLTDMETIRKRARQHIDQGAVTAGYTADRKVVVDLLNAALATEIVCVLRYKYHYYMASGINSKAVAAEFLEHANEEQGHADLIAERITQLEGKPDFSPKGLSERSHADYVEGDDLVDMIKENLVAERIAIDTYREIIQYLGHEDPTTRRMLEGILASEEEHAEDMGSLLEQLGKKGEPAKPAPVRVRAQA
- a CDS encoding HdeD family acid-resistance protein, which codes for MKTLFRPSGRGWGWMVLRGLVLVLLGLLAAFSPFSTALSLAWVLGLYACIDGVLLLLASTAHGINRKPLLWAGGLGLVLGLVSLIWPQITILLVLTVVGAWVLLAGALQCMAAWQLPPATPGRGWLTVSGLLSILFGLLLLVHPAGALAALMTVFGVWAVVSGVFILVHGWQLRRQGPAF
- the ppa gene encoding inorganic diphosphatase, whose translation is MGLHDVTSGRDVPNEINVIIEIPKDSEPVKYEVDKDSDALFVDRILSTPMRYPCNYGYIPGTLGGDGDPLDALVVLPLPLVHGSVIRCHPIGMLKMTDESGADEKLLVVPVAKLYADYAHIKDIEQVDSHLLARIGHFFEHYKDLEKGKWVKVEGWANAEAAKAEIIAGIKRAADKG
- a CDS encoding lipid II flippase MurJ codes for the protein MLGATTWLTLATLAGLAAGFGREWLLLADWGVGARTDAFLVAMFLPEAARMMMAAGLLNAAGLPLYQARTAERQRAWLTAQFWHLLGIGLLLALLLHLGAPWLSRAIGPGQSVADRLRAGHSLGILAWCLPGICLQALLVIPSQARSRYVLAGLGSLLYNLPAVGLLAWQGHATGETPLAWAFVAGSALMSLVLLPLPWADGWRPWQRVPLREPVLELQRRLLPLLLSAGASQGLAWLERICASYLGAGTISIVNFARKLNNLPLVALMSLNQVLLSLMGSAEQGIQRKAVLARGMQLTSLLTVPAAVGLILIAPALVHLLLPKNMDPARTAGLLAWMAVTLVVGGWNAMLARYAYAHHDTATPTRCELAGSLLNAVGLLLLPGWLGINAIAIAALLGVMLTAQLLARRLQLQTELQLTRQWLVAALVLGGTSWLGFAPEQFGTLAWIKAVTGGALCLTGYALWLRPWRAPPVP
- a CDS encoding acyltransferase gives rise to the protein MKHRIFHSLNLREHLDDYAGRLGLSLQQTEQAYTWLLTHEGLFEELSAEGIRVSICSVNIESRIEDADARRLYTLLMQEIPAQFVPRMGLNWPTFKDRWLRIWEQIYNIFINKIPVHAIRIGWLRCGGAKIGKGSSIWRHTEVLGVNNLIMGDDSVIGWHCQIDARAGLRIGDHVAIASHVLIIAGSHDLTAPEFWSVSAPIVIEDYVWVASRALIAHGAHLERGCVVTAQTLVAKRIAAYKIVGGSGAKPMGERPHDLNYRVGGRGLFTLLH
- a CDS encoding O-antigen ligase family protein; translated protein: MTTRPLAILALLCGLLFGGLLVFVPPGTFLLALIAVIVGLLVLRTPFYGLAGFALSATFMPLATVRLGVRITVCEALLAAAWAGTAWQLFTQQLQWHWGRTEKALALLMVFSVIPFLVGQVTIHAEGNGTVNWIRWLLNLSTLWLVPLLLPDRRRREWLVNLLLLGNLAMLVVSLGMFARHRNALDMIPLLKHLHYAHPEAMQDIFGGMRNRLGTPWVHPNLSGGALILFAPLAMVLALVRRGWGRVLALAVAVLAAVAIVLTGSRGALLSMAVVLLWMAWTGIPTSRRLIVGGLALSVAMALFYPPLQKRLSTMFDSSNASTEVRMDEYRHFPQAMARYPLGIGFKTDPPVPGSGLLGISNLWLNYIYKIGLPGMLLFCVVLGRWWRETRPQGRTQRPTPANAVWLGSLAGLGGALLTGVFDHYYSFTMVLVALFWLMLGLNLQGARQRPDSTTAGPPPEADPDLTARLGPPGGLP
- a CDS encoding glycosyltransferase family 4 protein, yielding MKIGIDYRPAVAAPWSGIGRQVLAMTRVLASSPGDQLLRYSGGVAEGSDAWPALPPVSCPARLQPVDGMHRPQERLPFEARFLPHALDRDGIEVYIATANRGLPWLLRRPSYRRVLLLHDLFQWDQPEIQARPLKALAYRMIERVSLSTSLRSADVIWAPSRYTMNEAARRFPMLQQRLRWLPNCVPPLPSFRPGQRPEVLSALPARYWLAVGTRGARKNIERLLTAWTGLRTQGAAVPDLVLVGQREDLPAGLRDWPGLHLIRDVDDEALGAIYQAAECLWHPAWAEGFGLPVVEALAAGTAVAVARGTALDEVTPDDAPRFDPHDTSAIAQLMLRLGKTPAGGSQRARQNFAARFAPEAYARCLRGLIAELRT
- a CDS encoding glycosyltransferase family 4 protein, which produces MESRRLLWILPYMPWPTTSGGKLRQFQLLRELARRGHRISLLILTKSLPTPEEREALQPWVEQLWVYPRRPLRSWQTLLAGVFAGPPLLASINGYHPVLGRKLAELLEASWDVVQIEHSYSLQPYLQVLQGYRPGFALTEHNIESELSRTTWQRLPAILRPLARWDQWRYRRWEQLAVHRARQVIAMTEADAEVLAGWAPTPVRVVPNGADVETGSRVHPDLMAGQLLFLGNYEYSPNLEAVRWLAEEIMPRIWAERPEARLVVGGFAMPLEWAARWPDPRLRWQGYVADLPALQASCSLFIAPLRDGGGSKLKVLEAMAAGLPLASTAQGVSGLLARPDRDYLAADDSAGLAAAAIRLLSDPARAGMLGEAGRDYVRRHHSWQQVADTLEQVYEEMAA